The genomic stretch TGCCTACCAAATATCAGCTGAATACTGGACATATTTTAGACTCCTTGGAGAAAGTTTATGTGCCACAAAATGCAAAAAGCCATTCTCACTTTACTGTACAACGTCTCTATGGTTTGGACAAAATACATGCTGCccttaaaaatgtaatttctaaCCAAGGAGTCCTGTAAGGTACCTGGACTTCAGCTATTGTTGCAGTATTGTACAGATGTTACCCTTAATGTTACCTTTTTAGAGAAGTCTCCTTTTCTAACACATTTCTTGTGGCACTGCCAGATTTTCTGATGAAAACAAGGAGTTTGAAAGtcacttttcattaaaattatcaTACAGTGGAATGAGCAAAACATTAGCCTAGAACTTGGAATTTATCCTGAgggccctggagcacaggcttatgATGTGTTCAGATGCCCCTGTCTTGGTTGTGGAGAAACCTCTGGAAGGAAATATACTGGAAGCAAGGAGAGCAAAAAGGAGGTCCTTGCCACAGTGCGGGGgagaattttctctttcatttattcattcttccattcAACAAAGTGTATACCATatagtttaaatatattaattcatttaatctgcaTAAAAATCCTGAGTTAGGTACTATCATTATCAGCATTTTACATATAAAGCACTGAAAGAATGTCATGGGAAAACATGCTCAAGGGCAAAGGGATAGTAAATGGCACAGAGAGAAGAGAGTGCAATGGACAGAAGGTGGGGCTGTGCCTGCTATGCTTGAGGGAGAGCAAGGGCACCATCATGccttaagaaaataatgaagtaaGTGATGGATCTGAGGTGAGAAATTAATGCAGGGTTTTGGGTTAACAGTGAGGCATTTCTCAAAAAGTGACACTGTAGGCTCAAGCAGTAAACTGAAGTCCTGCTCTGCACAGGTCACCTGGAGCCCATCTATAGGTATCTGCAGTTTAATTATTCATGGTCATCTCCACAAAATTTCTCAAGTACCCATTTGTTTTATGACTGAAGGTCTATGAGGTTAAAAACAGAGACTGCTGGATGAGCAATAGGGGTCTGTAGGGTTAGGGGTATCTGTGGGTACATGATAAGTGGTCTGTGGGGTGAGTGAAGGGATGTCTGTGGGATGAGTGATAGGATATGGTGTAAGTGATGGAAGATCTGTGGGGTAATTGGGGATCTATAGGGTGAGTGATGGGGAATGTAAGGTAAATAGATTCTTCAAAGTGATTATGGGGAGTTTACAGGGTGAGTGATTGAGGGATCTATGGTGAGTGATGAGACTTATGGGGTAAATGATAGGGCATTTGGTAGGAGAGTGATAAGGTCTGTGCAATACATGATGGGGGATCTATGAGTGAGTCATAGAGTTGTAAGTGATGGAAGGTCTCTTGGGGCAAGTGATGGGCTCTGTGGTGTGAGTGATGGAGGTCTGTGAGGTGAATGATTCTCTCCATCAATGGAGCAAATGAAAGGCTGTTTGTGGGGAGAGTGATGGGTATCTTAGGATTTAATGATGGAGTATGTGGGGTGAGTGATGGGAGTGTAGTGGAGTGACTTTTGTGGGGGTCTCTGGTGTGAGTCATGGGAATCTTTAAGGTAGTGATGGGGTTCTTTGGAGTAATAGGGGATACATGGAGTTAGTAATGGGCTATTTGTGGGATACCTGATCAGGAGATAAGAGGCTGAGTAAACTGAAGAACTTggatttggaaaattctcagcctgaCCATATTTCAAAACAAGAAAGGGTATATCCTGGAGAGAATGCCAAGGGTGTGGATGGACAATCATGCCTTAAAAGACTTTACAGATGTGATTCATGGATCTAATTAACCATCAGGGGAATCTGTGGGGTCAGTGATGGAAATTTGTGAGGTCATAGGTTCCAGGTCTATGGGATAATGATGCTGGTCTATGGCTGAGAGAATGGTGGTCTGTGGAACGAGTGCTGGAAGGATCTATAGGGTCAGTCATGGGGCATCTCTGGGGTTAATAATTAAAAATCTCTCAGTATAGGGTCAAGATCTTtatttcctgatttaaaaaattgtccCCATCACAGACTTCCTAGGTTCTCTTGTACCTTTGTCCTATTGGCTCCTGACAGTGGCTCCACATGGCTCCTTTCTTCCCACTGCCCACCCATCGACCTGAGCTTGACAGATCAATTCGATTTGTCCTTCCAACCTGTGGGAGCAAGGATTGAGATCTTCTGGTAGGTGGAGAGTTCCTCAATAGCCGGTGTTTAAGCCTAGTTCATCACTCTTTAGTTCTGCTTGCTCTTGGCTTTGGGGGCTTTGGCATCCAGTATGCTCTGGGCATGAGCAAGTTGCTTTATAGAATCCAGTATGAGGAGTCCGGGCACCACCAGCCACAGGGAGttcaagaaaacaaagtaaaaccagAAGTAGAGTGGGTGGCCCAGCTCCCCGTGCTGGAATCCATCACGGTACTCTGTCAGGAAATAGAGCACATCTCCATATACCTGACCTGTGggaggtagaaggagaaggaaacTCTGTAAGGAGGAGGAACAATTCCAAGCCATTTTCCAAGTTATTAGAGCTCAGGATTCCCAAAACAGAGACATAAAAGTTCTGAAATCACATGACTGAAGATTTGAGAAATCAGAAATGTGAGAATTCCAGAAATCAGAAGCTGAGACTTTCTGAACTCAAGAGAGTTCATGTCTCCAGAATTTAAGCTCAAAATCTTTTCATTCAATACAGCTCAGGATTCCAAGACTAAAGAGAACTCACATTTCCAGAAAGCTAACAACATAAGAACATAAGAGGACTGAATCTCAGATGAAGGAAGCTCAGAATCTTGATCCAGCCACCTCATGTAACTGTAACCCTCATGAGAGACTTTGTGATGGAGTGGGAGGAGAAATGAACTCTCCTGGATTGAGAACACAGGCCTGGAGGGGCATGGCTGTTCCAAAACCTCCGGGAGTTTGTCATTCAGTCTGACTCAGCCCTGGATGGGCACAATTGAGAAGTCCCACCTGCAGGAATGCCCCCATGTCTGTAGATCCCCCATCAAGCCCTCAAGCACCCACTGTGGGCCTTCTCCTCACCCATAGAGACCACAAGCTGTAGGACAAAGCGGAGGGGTTGCTGGCGGAGAAAAGCAATCACCACCCACAGGCTGAGTGGTCCCCACAGGTAAGCCGTGACTGTCTCCATGCATATCGTGAAGTTATCATTCCTGCAAGAGAAAGGATGGAGGGGGCACTGGCATCACTGTGCTCTACCTACAAGGCACCCCTTAATGCTCCCTGACTTACCTCCCCCCAAAACAATGCAGGTCTCCCTTGACAAACACTTACAGGATATATCGGCTGTCTCCCTTGGCATACTCTTTCCCTGAGGAAGACAAGaaacttatatgaagaatatcAGCAGTAAAAGGAAGTCAGACTTGTGAGAGCCGAGGGCTCATGTAAGAAGGCAGGCTTTATAACCtccccatgcctcagtttcctcatctgtgaaatggggcagCTGTTTTTATATGTATACAAGATAATGTGTGCAAACCTGACACAGAGCATTAAGTGTtgctattcaataaatgtttgtggaataaaATCAGGCAGGTGTAAATGATGGAGTGAGGAAAGTATgcaatgagagaaagagagagagtgcgAAGGTGAACAGATGAGTAAATGAAAGAGTGAGCAGAGATCACTAAGGAAAAGACAGATCacccaatataaaaatatacaggaGACTGAAATAGGTTTTTCACAAAAGAGGATTCTAGATGGtgaataaacacatgaaaggTACTCATTAATCACTAAgggaaagcaaattaaaaccataatgagatatcactcaCATCCACTTGAAGGACTAAAATTTAATAAACACCTGATCATATCAAGTGTTGATGAAGATGTGGAAAAACTAACTCTaatatactgctggtgggaatataaaatggtgcagccattctTGAAAAGTTTGGCAGTTTTTCATAATATTAAACACACATCTACCACAGGACCCAGACATTCTACTCCTCCacatttacccaagagaaatgaaagcagatCTTCACAGAGACTTGAAGAAGAATGTTCTAGCAGATTTATTCATGAGGCCAAAAAGGAATACTGTTTGTAACAGTAAAAGATTGGGGGAAATACCTATTAATACTGGAAAAGTCAAATAATTCTGTAACATTTATGCTTTCAAAACTCCTTATAAACTTATGATGAATgtcctcatcaaaaaaaaaagcaaagttcaGAAgcaaagttcatttaaaaaaagcatGCTACCAtttatacaaaaggaaaaattaaaatgatgatgatgatgatgatgatgataaactGTTATATGGCGTGTATTGTCTGCCAAACATTGTTCTAAGTGTCTTACATGTATTTGGGTATGACTATTATCCCTCTTCTACagttgagcaaactgaggcttatGTGTGTAATTTATGTGTAAACCCTGAAAAGAAACATAAGCAATTATTTGGGGAAACCTGGTGGATAGAAGGTAGATTTTTACTGCATAGCTCTAAATGGCTTCATTTTGGACCcatgtgaatatatatgtaacaaaagttaaataaatttttaaaatttattttaaacaaatggaaTAAGAGTTGGTGGGTGGGTAAACATCTAAACCAATCCTTGTCCAGGAAATTCCCTTGCACAGCATATTGAAGAACCCAGGACTCACAGAGTTGAGATAAGATGGCTTGGTCTCCGAGAAGGTCCGCGTGGTAGAGGCTGAACCAGCCCTCAATCACCAAGTGAATGAACCCACATACTGCAAACCAGCACAGGGACAGTCTCCGCCAAGTCCCCAGTGGGACGACCGCAGCACGCCCTGACAACAGCCATgtggccacaactaagactccaGAGACGGAGAATAGGCCAGCCAGGATATGCCAGGTGGGGCAGTCATTAGGCACAAAGTTGTCTAGTCTCAGATGCCGAGGCCAGTAGGGGTGCGTGGGGCTGGTGTTGGTGGTCATGTCTTTGTAGGCTGATGGTGGTGTGTGGATAtgcagaaaagagaataaaaaaaaaaaactgaacaaatacAAAGGCATAGAATGAGATCATAAAATCAAATCCATATAGTTTATTATGACAAGAAACGTAAGTGGACTCAATTAACCGATTAAGACTGACTCAATTAAAATAATCTaattatatactattttaaaaacatgaatataaGGCCACAGAAAAACCGAAAGCTTGTTCCTGCCCTCTGGGAGCCATATGATATGGTAGACACAGGAACCAGAACAGGTCCCAGCTTTCATTGGTCTCACTGGGAAGATAGAACCAGGCCTAGTCTCTGCTCTCATTGGTCACAGTCTGGTGGCCAGACACGACAATCAGACCAGGTCCCAGCCCTCATTGGTCATGCTCTGGCAGGGAGACACAGTAACCAGGTCTGATACCCGCCCTCAGGGGTTACAGTCCGCTGGGGGAGACACAGGAGCCAGACCCGGTGCCATGCCTCACTGGTCTGCTAGGGGAGGACACAACGACAAGATTTGCAGGGGTCACTGTCTTGCATCCTGCAACAGAAAGCTATTACCCTCCCCATAGTCCTGGAAACTGGAGGACAGGCAAAAAAGATGACTAATCAGAACTACACCTTCAGGTTCAGTGTATGGGATTATCCGACCCCTCCCGAAATTGCTCACCCTGCAGCCAACCCGcaagaaagaggaaagtggaggGCAGGGGTCCTGCGCCGGGagctaaataggaaaaggaggggCAAATACAGAGACCACCAATCAGAACCAGAACT from Bubalus bubalis isolate 160015118507 breed Murrah chromosome X, NDDB_SH_1, whole genome shotgun sequence encodes the following:
- the LOC102394825 gene encoding 3-beta-hydroxysteroid-Delta(8),Delta(7)-isomerase gives rise to the protein MTTNTSPTHPYWPRHLRLDNFVPNDCPTWHILAGLFSVSGVLVVATWLLSGRAAVVPLGTWRRLSLCWFAVCGFIHLVIEGWFSLYHADLLGDQAILSQLWKEYAKGDSRYILNDNFTICMETVTAYLWGPLSLWVVIAFLRQQPLRFVLQLVVSMGQVYGDVLYFLTEYRDGFQHGELGHPLYFWFYFVFLNSLWLVVPGLLILDSIKQLAHAQSILDAKAPKAKSKQN